The following proteins come from a genomic window of Micromonospora zamorensis:
- a CDS encoding DUF2017 domain-containing protein, whose protein sequence is MSMFRRQSGRYVATFAVDEVRVLRKVASEVVGLLTDGFDHTDPVVGRLFPAVYPKDAPGTAEFRRYTEGDLKTAKIDQAGAILAALPDEAGGEVRLDAEAAEAWLRALNDARLAMGVRLEIKDGTDLGEELDDAVAEDPASSRVFQLSVYAYLGYLQESLLNALID, encoded by the coding sequence GTCGCCAGTCCGGCCGCTATGTCGCCACCTTCGCCGTCGACGAGGTGCGGGTGTTGCGCAAGGTCGCCTCCGAGGTGGTCGGCCTGCTGACCGATGGCTTCGACCACACCGACCCGGTCGTCGGTCGGCTCTTCCCGGCGGTCTATCCCAAGGACGCCCCAGGCACCGCCGAGTTCCGCCGCTACACCGAGGGCGACCTGAAGACCGCGAAGATCGATCAGGCCGGGGCGATCCTCGCCGCGCTTCCCGACGAGGCCGGCGGTGAGGTGCGGCTGGACGCCGAGGCGGCCGAGGCGTGGCTGCGGGCGTTGAACGACGCCCGGCTCGCGATGGGCGTCCGGCTGGAGATCAAGGACGGTACGGACCTGGGCGAAGAGCTGGACGACGCGGTCGCCGAGGATCCGGCCTCCAGCAGGGTGTTCCAACTGTCGGTCTACGCGTACCTCGGATATTTGCAGGAGTCGCTGCTCAACGCCTTGATCGACTAA
- the hutH gene encoding histidine ammonia-lyase, translated as MTTVTIQPTGISADDVLAVARGSATIVLDPATIDAMATSRAIVDGIESSGRPVYGVSTGFGALANTFIAPERRAELQHALIRSHAAGVGAPMPREVVRAMMLLRVRSLALGRSGVRPLVAEALIDLLNHDITPWVPEHGSLGASGDLAPLAHCALVLLGEGWVLGPAGERQDAADALTAAGLKPIELAAKEGLALINGTDGMLGMLLLAIHDAAHLFAMADVTAALAIEAMLGSERPFLPELHAIRPHPGQAASAANIHRLLQDSRVMDSHRDDLAHAVQDAYSMRCAPQVAGAARDTLDFVRTVAGRELVSVVDNPVVLPDGRVESTGNFHGAPLGFAADFLAIAAAEVGAIAERRVDRLLDVTRSRELPAFLSPDAGVNSGLMIAQYTAAGIVAENRRLAAPASVDSLPTSGMQEDHVSMGWAAAKKLRTVLDNLTSLLAVELLAGVRGLQLRAPLEPSAAGRAAVAALGPAAGEPGPDVFLAPVMEAARAVVAGRELRAAIEREVGPLG; from the coding sequence ATGACGACCGTGACCATCCAACCCACCGGAATCTCCGCCGACGACGTTCTCGCGGTGGCCCGCGGCAGCGCCACGATCGTCCTCGACCCGGCAACCATCGACGCGATGGCGACCAGTCGGGCCATCGTGGACGGCATCGAGTCGTCCGGCCGTCCCGTCTACGGGGTCTCCACCGGGTTCGGGGCGCTGGCCAACACCTTCATCGCCCCCGAGCGACGGGCTGAGCTGCAACACGCGCTGATCCGGTCGCACGCCGCCGGGGTGGGTGCCCCGATGCCGCGCGAGGTGGTCCGGGCCATGATGCTGCTGCGGGTCCGGTCGCTCGCCCTCGGCCGCTCCGGGGTCCGGCCGCTGGTCGCCGAGGCCCTGATCGACCTGCTCAACCACGACATCACCCCGTGGGTGCCGGAGCACGGCTCGCTGGGCGCCTCCGGTGACCTGGCGCCGCTGGCGCACTGCGCGCTGGTGCTGCTCGGTGAGGGCTGGGTCCTCGGCCCGGCCGGCGAGCGGCAGGACGCGGCCGACGCGCTGACCGCCGCCGGGCTCAAGCCGATCGAGCTGGCCGCCAAGGAGGGGCTGGCGCTGATCAACGGCACCGACGGCATGCTCGGCATGCTGCTGCTGGCCATCCACGACGCGGCGCACCTGTTCGCCATGGCCGACGTGACGGCCGCGCTGGCCATCGAGGCGATGCTCGGCTCCGAGCGACCGTTCCTGCCCGAGCTGCACGCCATCCGGCCGCACCCCGGCCAGGCCGCGTCGGCGGCGAACATCCACCGGCTGTTGCAGGACTCCCGGGTGATGGACTCGCACCGCGACGACCTGGCGCACGCCGTGCAGGACGCGTACTCGATGCGGTGTGCCCCGCAGGTGGCCGGCGCGGCCCGCGACACCCTGGACTTCGTCCGCACGGTCGCGGGTCGGGAGCTGGTGTCCGTTGTGGACAACCCGGTGGTGCTGCCGGACGGGCGGGTCGAGTCGACAGGTAACTTCCACGGCGCGCCGCTCGGCTTCGCCGCGGACTTCCTGGCCATCGCCGCGGCCGAGGTGGGCGCGATCGCCGAGCGTCGGGTGGACCGGCTGCTCGACGTCACCCGTTCCCGGGAACTGCCGGCGTTCCTCTCCCCCGACGCAGGGGTCAACTCCGGGCTGATGATCGCCCAGTACACGGCGGCAGGGATCGTCGCCGAGAACCGTCGACTGGCCGCCCCCGCCTCGGTGGACTCCCTGCCCACCAGCGGCATGCAGGAGGACCACGTCTCGATGGGCTGGGCCGCGGCCAAGAAGCTGCGCACCGTGCTGGACAATCTCACCAGCCTGCTCGCGGTGGAGCTGCTGGCCGGCGTACGCGGTCTGCAACTGCGCGCCCCGCTGGAGCCGTCAGCGGCCGGGCGGGCGGCCGTCGCGGCGCTCGGCCCGGCGGCCGGCGAGCCCGGCCCGGACGTGTTCCTCGCCCCGGTGATGGAGGCGGCCCGCGCCGTTGTCGCCGGGCGGGAGTTGCGCGCCGCCATCGAACGGGAGGTCGGCCCGCTGGGCTGA
- the rph gene encoding ribonuclease PH, whose amino-acid sequence MARPDGRGPSQLRPVTLTRGWSTHPEGSVLVEFGGTRVLCTASVTEGVPRWRKGSGLGWVTAEYAMLPRATNTRSDRESVKGRVGGRTHEISRLIGRSLRASIDLKALGENSIVLDCDVLQADGGTRTAAITGAYVALHDAVGWLAARKSLAGKPEKVMHRSVAAVSVGIIAGEARLDLCYEEDVAAEVDMNVVCTGAGDFVEVQGTGEAGVFARDQLDALLDLAVAGCAELAEAQRKALG is encoded by the coding sequence ATGGCGCGACCTGACGGGCGAGGGCCCTCTCAACTCCGACCGGTGACCCTGACCCGAGGCTGGAGCACCCATCCGGAGGGCTCGGTGCTCGTCGAGTTCGGCGGCACCCGGGTGCTCTGCACGGCGAGCGTCACCGAGGGGGTGCCCCGCTGGCGCAAGGGCTCCGGGCTCGGCTGGGTCACCGCCGAGTACGCGATGCTGCCGCGGGCCACCAACACCCGCTCCGACCGGGAGAGCGTCAAGGGCCGGGTCGGTGGTCGCACCCACGAGATCTCCCGGCTGATCGGCCGCAGCCTGCGGGCCAGCATCGACCTCAAGGCTCTCGGCGAGAACTCGATCGTGCTGGACTGCGACGTGCTCCAAGCCGACGGTGGCACCCGCACGGCGGCGATCACCGGCGCGTACGTCGCGCTGCACGACGCGGTGGGCTGGCTCGCCGCCCGGAAGTCGTTGGCGGGTAAGCCGGAGAAGGTGATGCACCGGTCGGTGGCCGCGGTCAGCGTGGGCATCATCGCCGGCGAGGCGCGGCTCGACCTCTGTTACGAGGAGGACGTCGCCGCCGAGGTGGACATGAACGTGGTGTGCACCGGCGCGGGCGACTTCGTCGAGGTGCAGGGCACCGGTGAGGCGGGCGTGTTCGCCCGCGACCAGCTCGACGCCCTGCTCGACCTGGCCGTCGCCGGCTGCGCCGAGTTGGCCGAAGCCCAGCGGAAGGCACTCGGGTGA
- a CDS encoding PLP-dependent cysteine synthase family protein → MARYDSLLDACGGTPLVGLPRLSPTVPDGAPPVRLWAKLEDRNPTGSIKDRAALFMVRAAEEAGRLRTGDTILEPTSGNTGISLAMVAKLRGYRLVCVMPENVSTERVQLLRMYGAEIIFSPAAGGSNQAVATAKQIAAEHPDWVMLYQYGNEANARAHYETTGPELLHDLPTITHFVAGLGTTGTLMGTGRYLREKVDGIQVVAAEPRYGELVYGLRNIDEGYVPELYDASVLSRRFSVGTRDAVLRTRQLVEVEGIFAGFSTGAILHAALAVAHEAVRDGRRADVAFVVCDGGWKYLSTGAYGGTLSDAEDALEGQLWA, encoded by the coding sequence ATGGCGCGGTACGACAGTCTGCTGGACGCCTGCGGGGGTACGCCGCTCGTCGGCCTGCCCCGGCTCTCGCCGACGGTGCCCGACGGGGCGCCGCCGGTGCGGCTCTGGGCCAAGCTGGAGGATCGGAACCCGACCGGCAGCATCAAGGATCGCGCGGCGCTGTTCATGGTCCGTGCGGCGGAGGAGGCCGGACGGCTCCGCACCGGTGACACCATCCTCGAACCGACCAGTGGCAACACCGGCATCTCGTTGGCGATGGTGGCCAAGCTGCGCGGTTACCGACTGGTCTGCGTGATGCCCGAGAACGTCTCCACGGAGCGGGTCCAACTGCTCCGGATGTACGGCGCCGAGATCATTTTCTCGCCGGCGGCGGGTGGTTCCAACCAGGCGGTCGCCACCGCCAAGCAGATCGCCGCCGAGCACCCCGACTGGGTGATGCTCTACCAGTACGGCAATGAGGCCAACGCTCGGGCGCACTACGAGACGACCGGGCCGGAGCTGCTGCACGACCTGCCCACCATCACGCACTTCGTGGCTGGGCTGGGCACCACCGGCACGCTGATGGGCACCGGGCGCTACCTGCGGGAGAAGGTCGACGGCATTCAGGTCGTGGCCGCCGAGCCGAGGTACGGCGAGCTGGTCTACGGCCTGCGCAACATCGACGAGGGGTACGTGCCGGAGCTGTACGACGCCTCGGTGCTCTCCCGGCGGTTCTCGGTCGGCACCCGGGACGCGGTGCTGCGTACCCGGCAGCTCGTGGAGGTCGAGGGCATCTTCGCCGGGTTCTCCACCGGGGCCATCCTGCATGCCGCGCTCGCGGTGGCGCACGAGGCGGTCCGCGACGGCCGGCGCGCCGACGTGGCTTTCGTGGTCTGCGACGGCGGATGGAAGTACCTGTCCACCGGCGCGTACGGGGGCACGCTGTCGGATGCCGAGGACGCCCTGGAGGGGCAGCTCTGGGCCTGA
- the hutI gene encoding imidazolonepropionase: MSSMLVDNIGELVTNGAGEGPLGIRRDAAVLVEEGRVVWVGPSAYAPAADRRLDAGGAAVLPGFVDSHAHLVFAGDRAAEFAARMAGEPYTGGGIRTTVGATRAATDDELRATVRRLRGEALRQGTTTMEIKSGYGLTVADEARSLRIAAEFTEDTTYLGAHVVPAEYADRPDDYVGLVCGPMLAAAAPHAKWIDVFCERGAFDVDHARAILACGQAVGLGVRVHANQLGPGPGVQLGVELGAASVDHCTYLSDADVDALASSLVDCMCHEGPHTSTVATLLPGAEFSTRSPYPDARRLLDAGVTVALATDCNPGSSYTSSMAFCVALAVREMRMTPAEAVWAATAGGARALRRDDIGVLTPGARADLVVLDAPSYLHLAYRPGVPLIRQVMRNGVTP; this comes from the coding sequence ATGAGCAGCATGCTGGTCGACAACATCGGGGAGCTGGTCACCAACGGTGCCGGTGAGGGCCCGCTGGGCATTCGCCGGGACGCGGCAGTGCTGGTCGAGGAGGGCCGGGTGGTCTGGGTCGGGCCGTCCGCGTACGCGCCGGCGGCTGACCGGCGACTCGACGCCGGCGGGGCGGCCGTGCTGCCCGGCTTCGTGGACAGCCACGCCCACCTGGTCTTCGCCGGGGATCGCGCCGCCGAGTTCGCCGCCCGGATGGCCGGTGAGCCCTACACCGGCGGCGGCATCCGGACCACTGTCGGAGCGACCCGGGCCGCCACCGACGACGAGCTGCGGGCCACCGTGCGCCGGCTGCGCGGGGAGGCGCTGCGCCAGGGCACCACGACCATGGAGATCAAGAGTGGGTACGGGCTGACCGTCGCCGACGAGGCCCGCTCACTGCGGATCGCCGCCGAGTTCACCGAGGACACCACCTATCTCGGCGCGCACGTGGTCCCCGCCGAGTACGCCGACCGCCCGGACGACTACGTGGGGCTGGTCTGCGGGCCGATGCTGGCCGCCGCCGCGCCGCACGCCAAGTGGATCGACGTGTTCTGCGAGCGGGGTGCCTTCGACGTGGACCACGCCCGGGCGATCCTGGCCTGCGGGCAGGCCGTCGGGCTCGGTGTGCGGGTGCACGCCAACCAGCTCGGCCCCGGACCGGGCGTGCAGCTCGGCGTGGAGCTGGGCGCGGCCAGCGTGGACCACTGCACCTACCTGTCCGACGCCGATGTCGACGCGCTCGCGTCCTCCCTGGTCGACTGCATGTGCCATGAGGGTCCGCACACCAGCACCGTCGCGACCCTGCTTCCCGGCGCGGAGTTCTCCACCCGCTCGCCGTACCCGGACGCCCGCCGGCTGCTCGACGCCGGTGTCACGGTGGCGCTGGCGACGGACTGCAACCCCGGCTCCTCGTACACCTCGTCGATGGCGTTCTGTGTGGCCCTGGCGGTCCGCGAGATGCGGATGACCCCGGCGGAGGCGGTCTGGGCCGCGACCGCCGGTGGCGCGCGGGCGCTGCGCCGCGACGACATCGGTGTCCTCACCCCCGGCGCACGGGCCGACCTCGTGGTCCTGGACGCGCCGTCCTACCTGCACCTGGCCTACCGGCCCGGTGTCCCCTTGATCCGCCAGGTAATGCGCAACGGAGTAACGCCATGA
- a CDS encoding formimidoylglutamate deiminase translates to MPVTPTRWLAEYAWLPEHAEPTPDVLIEVEDGRISAVTPLTPESQPPAGVEVHADAVPLPGLTLPGLSNVHSHAFHRALRGRTHGGRGDFWTWRDQMYAVADRLDPDTYLALARAVYAEMALAGITCVGEFHYLHHRPDGGAYDDPNEMGAALVEAAAHAGIRLTLLDTCYLTSSVDGQALAGPQRRFGDGDAARWAQRASAFQPTDSHVRVGAAVHSVRAVPADQLRTVADWARERRAPLHVHLSEQPAENDECRAVHGRTPTALLAEHGVLGPDTTAVHATHPTSADLTLLGDSRTGVCLCPTTERDLADGIGPARLMADAGIRLSLGSDSHAVVDLFEEARAVELDERLRTRRRGHFAPVDLLTAATSAGHAALGWADAGRIAVGARADLVTVRLDTARTAGVPPVGVFFAASAADVEQVVVDGRVVVAEGRHLSVDVPAELSASIEAVTPS, encoded by the coding sequence ATGCCTGTGACACCGACCCGCTGGCTCGCCGAGTACGCCTGGCTGCCCGAGCACGCCGAACCCACGCCCGACGTGCTGATCGAGGTCGAGGACGGCCGGATCAGCGCAGTGACGCCACTGACGCCCGAGAGTCAGCCACCGGCCGGGGTCGAGGTGCACGCCGACGCGGTGCCGCTGCCCGGCCTGACCCTGCCCGGCCTGTCCAACGTGCACTCACACGCCTTCCACCGAGCGCTGCGCGGACGCACCCACGGGGGTCGGGGCGACTTCTGGACCTGGCGGGACCAGATGTACGCGGTGGCGGACCGCCTGGACCCCGACACCTACCTCGCCCTGGCCCGTGCGGTCTACGCCGAGATGGCGCTCGCCGGGATCACCTGTGTGGGCGAGTTCCACTACCTGCACCACCGGCCCGACGGCGGCGCCTACGACGACCCGAACGAGATGGGCGCGGCGCTGGTCGAGGCCGCCGCGCACGCCGGGATCCGATTGACCCTGCTGGACACCTGCTACCTGACCTCCAGCGTGGACGGTCAGGCGCTCGCCGGGCCACAGCGGCGGTTCGGCGACGGCGACGCGGCCCGCTGGGCGCAACGGGCATCGGCGTTCCAACCGACGGACTCCCACGTCCGGGTCGGCGCGGCCGTGCACTCGGTGCGGGCGGTCCCGGCCGACCAGCTCCGCACGGTCGCCGACTGGGCCCGGGAACGGCGAGCACCTCTGCACGTGCACCTCTCCGAGCAGCCCGCCGAGAACGACGAGTGCCGGGCCGTGCACGGGCGTACGCCCACCGCACTGCTCGCCGAGCACGGTGTGCTCGGGCCGGACACCACCGCCGTGCACGCCACCCATCCGACCAGCGCCGACCTGACGCTGCTCGGCGACAGCCGGACCGGGGTGTGCCTCTGCCCGACCACCGAGCGGGACCTCGCCGACGGCATCGGCCCGGCCCGCCTGATGGCCGACGCGGGGATCCGGCTGAGCCTGGGCAGCGACAGTCACGCGGTGGTCGACCTGTTCGAGGAGGCCCGGGCGGTGGAGCTGGACGAGCGCCTGCGGACCCGCCGACGCGGCCACTTCGCGCCCGTCGACCTGCTGACGGCCGCCACGTCCGCCGGGCACGCCGCGCTGGGCTGGGCCGACGCCGGGAGGATCGCCGTCGGCGCCCGCGCCGACCTGGTGACGGTACGGCTGGACACCGCCCGCACCGCCGGAGTGCCGCCGGTGGGTGTGTTCTTCGCGGCCTCCGCGGCAGACGTCGAACAGGTCGTCGTCGACGGTCGGGTGGTGGTGGCCGAAGGCCGGCACCTGAGCGTGGACGTGCCGGCCGAGCTGTCGGCGTCGATCGAGGCGGTCACGCCTTCATGA
- a CDS encoding Mov34/MPN/PAD-1 family protein, translating to MLSIDRSIIDAIVAHARRDHPDEACGVVAGPVGSDTPTRHIPMDNAARSMTFYEFDSMEHLRVWREMDDRDEEPVIIYHSHTATEAYPSRTDVSFAGEPGAHYLLVSTREPDSEEIRSFRIVDGVVAEEPVQVVEAGVDPHAVQSYMFGQSPATVDYECSDR from the coding sequence GTGCTGAGCATCGACCGGTCGATCATCGACGCGATCGTCGCCCACGCGCGGCGGGACCACCCCGACGAGGCGTGCGGCGTCGTCGCTGGTCCCGTCGGCAGCGACACCCCCACCCGGCACATCCCGATGGACAATGCCGCGCGGTCGATGACCTTCTACGAGTTCGACTCGATGGAGCACCTGCGGGTGTGGCGGGAGATGGACGACCGGGACGAGGAGCCCGTGATCATCTACCACTCGCACACCGCCACCGAGGCATACCCGTCACGGACGGATGTCTCCTTCGCAGGCGAGCCGGGCGCGCACTACCTGCTCGTCTCGACCCGTGAGCCCGACTCGGAGGAGATCCGGTCCTTCCGGATCGTCGACGGTGTGGTGGCCGAGGAGCCGGTCCAGGTCGTGGAGGCGGGCGTCGACCCGCATGCGGTCCAGTCCTACATGTTCGGGCAGAGCCCGGCGACGGTCGACTACGAGTGTTCCGACCGCTGA
- a CDS encoding MoaD family protein yields the protein MAIEVRIPTILRSYTGGAKVVDGSGDTLADLLTDLDSRHGGLRGRLITETGTLHRFVNVYVNDEDVRFLGALDAKLSDGDSVTILPAVAGGAFGFAAAAAISSHSAAAAAISSHGAAAAAISQRSAVAAR from the coding sequence ATGGCCATTGAGGTTCGCATCCCCACCATCCTGCGCAGCTACACCGGCGGCGCCAAGGTCGTCGACGGCAGCGGCGACACCCTCGCCGATCTGCTCACCGACCTGGACTCCCGCCACGGCGGTCTGCGCGGCCGCCTGATCACCGAGACCGGCACGTTGCACCGCTTCGTCAACGTCTACGTCAACGACGAGGACGTCCGCTTCCTCGGTGCGCTGGACGCCAAGCTCTCCGACGGCGACAGTGTGACCATCCTGCCGGCCGTGGCCGGCGGCGCGTTCGGCTTCGCCGCGGCTGCGGCGATCAGCTCGCACAGCGCCGCGGCTGCGGCGATCAGCTCGCACGGCGCCGCCGCTGCGGCGATCAGCCAGCGCAGCGCCGTCGCGGCTCGCTGA
- the rdgB gene encoding RdgB/HAM1 family non-canonical purine NTP pyrophosphatase has protein sequence MNKVLLATRNRKKLVELQRILDGALGAHRIALLGLDDVEQYAELPETGLTFGENALIKAREGCRQTGLPTIADDSGLAVDALNGMPGVFSARWSGRHGDDQANLQLVLDQIGDVPDEQRAASFVCTVALVLPGGKEHLVDGRQSGRVLRAPRGDGGFGYDPIFLGDGQDRTNAELTPAEKDAISHRGKALRELAKLIAKVLPPAN, from the coding sequence ATGAACAAGGTCCTGCTCGCCACCCGTAACCGCAAGAAGCTGGTGGAGCTTCAGCGGATCCTGGACGGCGCGCTCGGCGCGCACCGGATCGCCCTGCTCGGGCTGGACGACGTCGAGCAGTACGCGGAGCTGCCGGAGACCGGTCTTACCTTCGGCGAGAACGCGCTGATCAAGGCGCGGGAGGGGTGCCGGCAGACCGGGCTCCCGACGATCGCCGACGACTCCGGCCTCGCGGTCGACGCGCTCAACGGGATGCCGGGGGTGTTCAGCGCCCGCTGGTCCGGCCGACACGGCGACGACCAGGCCAACCTTCAGCTGGTGCTGGACCAGATCGGCGACGTGCCCGACGAGCAGCGGGCGGCGTCGTTCGTCTGCACCGTGGCGTTGGTGCTGCCCGGCGGCAAGGAGCATCTCGTCGACGGCCGGCAGTCCGGGCGGGTGCTGCGTGCCCCGCGCGGCGATGGTGGGTTCGGCTACGACCCGATCTTCCTGGGCGACGGACAGGACCGGACCAACGCCGAGCTGACCCCTGCGGAGAAGGACGCCATCAGCCACCGCGGCAAGGCGCTGCGCGAGCTGGCCAAGCTGATCGCCAAGGTCCTGCCGCCCGCCAACTGA
- a CDS encoding MBL fold metallo-hydrolase, producing the protein MRLTVLGCAGSFPGPESPCSAYLVEADGFRLLVDFGSGSLSSLQRYAGLHAPDAILLTHLHCDHILDAVTYVVVRRYAPDGPYPALPVYAPSGAPDRLSAAYGDEGTVEDVYQFYALQPGTFPIGPFTVTVDRVNHPVETYGVRLEHDGRSLCYSSDTASCDALLRLAQNADVFLCEASYLDGVDNPPDLHLTGREAGETATKAAVGRLLLTHLVAAWGSEAHTLESAAAAYTGPIDVVRPGASYDV; encoded by the coding sequence ATGCGACTGACCGTCCTCGGCTGCGCCGGCAGCTTTCCCGGCCCGGAGTCACCGTGCTCGGCCTACCTCGTCGAGGCCGACGGTTTCCGGCTCCTGGTCGACTTCGGCTCCGGGTCGCTGTCCAGCCTCCAGCGATACGCAGGGCTGCACGCCCCGGACGCGATCCTGCTGACCCACCTGCACTGTGACCACATCCTCGACGCCGTGACGTACGTGGTGGTCCGCCGGTACGCCCCGGACGGCCCCTACCCGGCGCTTCCGGTGTACGCGCCCTCCGGCGCACCGGACCGGCTCAGTGCCGCCTACGGCGACGAGGGCACCGTGGAGGACGTGTACCAGTTCTACGCCCTTCAGCCGGGCACCTTCCCGATCGGCCCGTTCACTGTCACCGTCGACCGGGTCAACCACCCCGTGGAGACGTACGGGGTGCGGCTGGAGCACGACGGTCGGTCCCTGTGCTACTCGTCGGACACGGCGTCCTGCGACGCGTTGCTGCGGCTGGCCCAGAACGCCGACGTCTTCCTCTGCGAGGCCAGCTATCTCGACGGGGTGGACAACCCACCGGATCTGCACCTGACCGGCCGGGAGGCCGGCGAGACGGCGACCAAAGCCGCGGTGGGTCGGCTGCTGCTCACCCACCTGGTCGCGGCCTGGGGCAGCGAGGCGCACACGTTGGAGTCGGCCGCCGCCGCGTACACCGGACCGATCGACGTGGTCCGGCCCGGCGCGAGTTACGACGTCTGA
- a CDS encoding allantoate amidohydrolase: MSDDLAARFRELWDEIAPVGRDTDSGGYLRYALTAPEIELRGWFRAQAEQRAMPVTEDGNGNLFAHWGDPEGEDAVLTGSHFDSVPHGGAYDGPLGIVSAFLAVDELRAAGVTPDRPLVLAAFVEEEGARFGVPCLGSRLLTGALPPERAAGLRDAAGVSFAEALGDKPAGARPELLGRFGAFVELHVEQGRALVDTDAPVAVASAIWPHGRWRFDVDGEGNHAGTTRMADRRDPMLTYAFTVLAANKEARLRGAHATVGRVSVEPNATNAIPSRVTGWLDARAADPETLAGLVEAVRGKLAERARRDGTAVTVTEESATPLVAFDGGLAQRLAALLDAPVLPTGAGHDAGVLAGHLPTAMLFVRNPTGVSHSPAEAATDDDCAAGVRALARVLKELTCL; this comes from the coding sequence ATGAGCGACGACCTTGCTGCCCGGTTCCGGGAGTTGTGGGACGAGATCGCGCCGGTCGGGCGGGACACCGACAGCGGCGGCTACCTGCGGTACGCCTTGACCGCCCCGGAGATCGAGCTGCGCGGCTGGTTCCGCGCACAGGCTGAGCAACGTGCCATGCCGGTCACCGAGGACGGCAACGGCAACCTCTTCGCCCACTGGGGTGACCCGGAGGGCGAGGATGCCGTGCTCACCGGCAGCCACTTCGACTCGGTGCCGCACGGCGGGGCGTACGACGGGCCGCTCGGCATCGTCAGCGCGTTCCTCGCCGTGGACGAGCTGCGCGCCGCCGGGGTGACCCCGGACCGGCCGCTGGTGCTGGCGGCGTTCGTGGAGGAGGAGGGTGCGCGCTTCGGCGTACCGTGCCTGGGGTCGCGGCTGCTCACCGGGGCGCTGCCGCCAGAGCGCGCGGCCGGCCTGCGCGACGCGGCCGGGGTGAGTTTCGCCGAGGCGCTCGGCGACAAACCGGCGGGCGCCCGCCCGGAGTTGCTGGGCCGGTTCGGCGCCTTCGTGGAGTTGCACGTCGAGCAGGGCCGCGCGCTCGTCGACACCGACGCGCCGGTCGCGGTGGCCAGCGCGATCTGGCCGCACGGCCGGTGGCGCTTCGACGTCGACGGCGAGGGCAACCACGCGGGCACCACCCGGATGGCCGACCGCCGCGACCCGATGCTGACGTACGCGTTCACGGTGCTGGCGGCCAACAAGGAGGCCCGGCTGCGCGGCGCGCACGCAACAGTGGGTCGGGTCTCCGTCGAACCCAACGCCACCAACGCCATCCCGTCGCGGGTGACCGGTTGGCTGGACGCCCGGGCCGCCGACCCGGAGACCCTCGCCGGTCTGGTGGAGGCGGTGCGCGGCAAGCTCGCCGAGCGGGCGCGGCGCGACGGTACGGCGGTGACAGTCACCGAGGAGTCGGCGACCCCGCTGGTCGCCTTCGACGGCGGGCTGGCGCAACGGCTGGCCGCGCTGCTCGACGCGCCGGTGCTGCCCACCGGTGCGGGGCACGACGCCGGTGTGCTCGCCGGGCACCTGCCCACCGCGATGCTCTTCGTGCGCAACCCGACCGGGGTGTCGCACTCCCCCGCCGAGGCGGCCACCGACGACGACTGTGCCGCCGGGGTCCGGGCGCTGGCCCGGGTGTTGAAGGAGCTGACATGCCTGTGA